The proteins below are encoded in one region of Streptomyces roseirectus:
- a CDS encoding NucA/NucB deoxyribonuclease domain-containing protein has translation MTGRWRAGMVVGLVALVAASIAPANAVAVDNNGEGRLVNVVRALPGDEGLSADGSVAGALKADPADRDKKVRADQLATTAPPDREAAVTDADEAHALAVKSGAEYGTASEELAAGEVSTLQEDDITPEECRENSDLSWRAEGWIKNHFSYCQITVLTAEQFRCWTIFCVPAGAFSGRITHMGYAYDGLRDVDWKVYVDEISSWGTSDAGSLKIEADCAGSTSDACVSGGFDQVTKLVPQWEADSEGSLLFHSWADPADASRGEQVKTGTFSFEYDFRADGGNKSADGPVTSVRFDSAWYLPKKEGSIFDRVTPWLSYSTKDSEVNESAWHIRDAQDHPESTYPRVDGKRVPGASAADPLRRLYHDTARRDANRERFAVPVCQARWPGYPELSQDCDEYPFSATYEGAARHLYQPGVPYGQFSVRPVLFSDNQEAGSRLGAWYGRDRILDGDRFYVRIVD, from the coding sequence ATGACAGGGAGATGGCGTGCAGGGATGGTCGTGGGGCTGGTCGCGTTGGTGGCGGCCTCGATTGCTCCGGCGAATGCCGTGGCGGTCGACAACAACGGTGAGGGGAGGCTCGTCAATGTTGTGCGGGCGTTGCCCGGGGACGAGGGGCTGAGTGCCGATGGGTCCGTGGCGGGGGCGTTGAAGGCCGATCCAGCCGACCGGGACAAGAAAGTCAGGGCCGACCAGTTGGCGACCACCGCGCCGCCCGACCGGGAAGCGGCCGTGACGGACGCGGACGAGGCGCACGCGCTGGCCGTCAAGAGCGGGGCCGAATACGGGACCGCCAGTGAGGAGTTGGCGGCCGGTGAGGTCAGCACCTTGCAGGAGGACGACATCACGCCGGAGGAGTGCCGGGAGAACAGTGATCTGTCGTGGCGGGCGGAGGGGTGGATCAAGAACCACTTCTCGTACTGCCAGATCACGGTCCTCACGGCGGAACAGTTCCGCTGCTGGACCATCTTCTGCGTCCCCGCCGGCGCGTTCAGCGGGCGTATCACCCACATGGGGTACGCCTACGACGGGCTGCGGGACGTCGACTGGAAGGTGTACGTCGACGAGATCAGCTCGTGGGGCACCAGCGACGCGGGGAGCCTGAAGATCGAGGCGGACTGCGCGGGGTCGACGTCGGACGCGTGTGTCTCCGGCGGGTTCGACCAGGTGACGAAACTCGTACCGCAGTGGGAGGCCGACTCCGAGGGGTCGTTGCTGTTCCACTCGTGGGCGGATCCGGCGGACGCGTCCAGGGGTGAGCAGGTCAAGACGGGGACGTTCTCGTTCGAGTACGACTTCCGGGCCGACGGCGGGAACAAGAGCGCGGACGGGCCCGTCACCAGCGTCCGCTTCGACTCCGCGTGGTACCTGCCGAAGAAGGAGGGGTCGATCTTCGACCGGGTGACGCCGTGGCTGAGCTACAGCACGAAGGACTCCGAGGTCAACGAGAGCGCGTGGCACATCCGGGACGCGCAGGATCACCCCGAGTCGACGTACCCCCGTGTCGACGGCAAGCGCGTTCCGGGGGCCTCGGCCGCCGATCCGCTGCGGCGGCTGTACCACGACACCGCGCGGCGGGACGCGAACCGGGAGCGGTTCGCCGTCCCCGTCTGCCAGGCGCGGTGGCCGGGGTATCCCGAGCTGAGTCAGGACTGTGACGAGTATCCGTTCTCGGCGACGTACGAGGGCGCGGCGCGGCATCTGTACCAACCCGGGGTGCCGTACGGGCAGTT